A genomic window from Methanothrix sp. includes:
- a CDS encoding DNA alkylation repair protein, with amino-acid sequence MCKYILSIIRAELLQNADAKTLESAQRFFREPVKLYGVRTPVVREIARRHFKSIRHLDKTDIFELCEDLLETDYTEDAIVAFDWSYALRRSYEPQDFHVFERWVGAYINNWVKCDTFCNHSLGTFVEMYPQHIERLKRWPASENRWVRRAAAATMIIPARRGLFLSDVLEIADLLLRDTDDMVQKGCGWLLKEASRCHQQEVFHFIMSRKGEMARTTLRYAIEKMPPDMRRMAMER; translated from the coding sequence ATGTGCAAGTATATCCTCTCCATCATAAGAGCAGAGCTGCTGCAGAACGCTGACGCCAAGACACTGGAGTCTGCACAGCGCTTCTTCAGAGAGCCTGTGAAGCTCTACGGTGTAAGGACGCCCGTGGTCAGGGAGATCGCAAGGCGTCATTTCAAGAGCATCCGCCATCTGGATAAAACGGATATCTTCGAGCTCTGTGAGGACCTTCTGGAGACGGATTACACAGAGGATGCGATCGTGGCGTTCGACTGGTCTTACGCCCTCCGCAGGAGCTACGAGCCCCAGGATTTTCATGTCTTCGAGCGCTGGGTGGGAGCTTACATCAACAACTGGGTCAAGTGCGACACCTTCTGCAACCACTCGCTCGGAACGTTCGTCGAGATGTATCCACAGCATATTGAGCGGTTGAAGAGATGGCCTGCATCAGAGAACCGCTGGGTGCGCAGGGCCGCGGCCGCGACCATGATAATACCAGCGCGCAGGGGTCTGTTCCTAAGCGATGTGCTCGAGATCGCTGATCTGCTTCTCAGAGACACTGATGATATGGTCCAGAAGGGCTGCGGCTGGCTCCTCAAGGAGGCCAGCAGATGCCACCAGCAGGAGGTCTTCCATTTCATCATGTCCCGGAAGGGCGAGATGGCCAGGACAACGCTGCGCTACGCCATCGAGAAGATGCCTCCGGATATGAGAAGGATGGCGATGGAGAGGTAG
- a CDS encoding CBS domain-containing protein: MRVKDYMATPVWVVERNEPIQRARNLMFKHDISRLPVMDKGKLVGIVTKYDISNRLAQAAPEWRRRPIDRIPVQLVMTENPITIYPDATLTQAAELMMENEIDGLPVEKDGELVGIITSRDLLRYFAQQDLDSKVGDLMAEGMVSVHRHHTIAHVVEQMNLHGVSRVLVYEDNMRPVGVITRSNLTFAGIFDSFDQPRMKSIKMTRKESTAGRKQYRYIKQVPLVAEDIMSSPIIAARVDDRAVDDAKVLVEKSICGMPVIENDSMVGFFSTREIVAEIGRW, from the coding sequence ATGAGAGTTAAGGATTACATGGCAACACCCGTCTGGGTAGTGGAGAGGAATGAGCCCATCCAGAGGGCCAGGAACCTGATGTTCAAGCATGATATAAGCAGGCTTCCTGTGATGGACAAGGGGAAGCTTGTGGGGATAGTCACAAAGTACGACATATCGAACAGGCTAGCTCAGGCGGCGCCTGAATGGAGGAGGAGGCCGATCGACAGGATCCCTGTTCAGCTCGTGATGACCGAGAACCCGATCACTATATACCCGGATGCGACGCTAACCCAGGCTGCAGAGCTGATGATGGAGAACGAGATCGATGGCCTCCCTGTGGAGAAGGACGGGGAGCTTGTGGGCATAATAACCTCCAGGGATCTGCTCAGGTATTTCGCACAGCAGGACCTCGATTCCAAGGTTGGGGACCTCATGGCAGAGGGCATGGTGAGCGTTCACAGGCATCACACGATAGCGCATGTCGTGGAGCAGATGAACCTTCACGGGGTGAGCAGGGTTCTGGTCTACGAGGACAACATGCGACCTGTGGGAGTAATAACAAGATCTAACCTGACATTTGCGGGAATCTTCGATTCATTCGATCAGCCGAGGATGAAGAGCATAAAGATGACAAGAAAGGAGAGCACAGCCGGGCGGAAACAGTACAGGTACATAAAGCAGGTGCCGCTCGTCGCAGAGGATATAATGTCGTCTCCGATCATCGCTGCACGTGTCGATGACAGAGCGGTTGATGATGCGAAGGTTCTCGTGGAGAAGAGCATATGCGGCATGCCAGTCATCGAGAACGACAGCATGGTTGGTTTCTTCTCCACCAGAGAGATCGTCGCAGAGATAGGGAGATGGTGA
- a CDS encoding RNA ligase: MNLSRAARSLGVPVERLESLMDGILKLSSWPEPRLLRFEKGISGVEPGTVIFENGDVVHGYPKIRRAMMLGPAIRRNFLDRVAVEEKMNGYNIRAVSIDGDVYALTRGGYICPFSTEVVRERIDPDLFEDHPDVVLCGEMVGPENPYVPKDVYPVESIDFYLFDISKKNCRSMMGVHATHALAEEYGVNVVPFFGEFPVDRAAEEIFRIIKRLGRAGREGVVIKDPENRASPLKYTASESNCSDLEFAFRYYNDYAQDFFLSRVVREGFQSVEWNEDEAALRERALRLGESILLPLTDTIRRRMQGEQIMQQVQIRVRSIQTARDFEQHLRRMGTKAIFDIPEQDGDRYVVRILKQVMSTNDKTLAVIEGQPW; this comes from the coding sequence ATGAACCTGAGCAGGGCAGCGAGGAGCCTGGGAGTTCCTGTCGAGAGGCTTGAATCTCTGATGGATGGCATCCTGAAGCTCTCCAGCTGGCCCGAGCCCCGCCTTCTCCGCTTTGAGAAGGGCATATCAGGGGTCGAGCCGGGGACTGTGATATTCGAGAACGGCGATGTCGTCCATGGCTACCCTAAGATAAGGAGGGCGATGATGCTCGGCCCCGCCATCAGGAGGAACTTTCTCGACAGGGTAGCTGTCGAGGAGAAGATGAACGGCTACAACATAAGAGCTGTTTCCATCGACGGGGATGTGTACGCTCTGACCAGGGGAGGATACATATGCCCGTTCTCGACAGAGGTCGTCAGGGAGAGAATAGATCCGGATCTCTTCGAGGATCATCCAGATGTTGTCCTTTGCGGGGAGATGGTCGGTCCGGAGAACCCTTATGTGCCTAAGGATGTGTATCCTGTTGAGAGCATAGACTTCTACCTCTTCGACATCTCAAAGAAGAACTGCCGCTCGATGATGGGCGTTCATGCGACGCATGCTCTTGCAGAGGAGTACGGTGTTAATGTCGTACCGTTCTTCGGCGAGTTCCCTGTGGATAGAGCTGCAGAGGAGATATTTCGCATAATAAAACGGCTGGGAAGAGCGGGAAGGGAGGGCGTCGTTATAAAGGATCCTGAGAATCGAGCGAGCCCGCTGAAGTACACCGCCTCTGAGAGCAACTGCAGCGACCTGGAGTTCGCCTTCAGGTACTACAACGACTATGCTCAGGATTTCTTCCTTTCGAGGGTCGTTCGGGAGGGGTTTCAGTCGGTTGAGTGGAATGAGGACGAGGCGGCACTGAGAGAAAGAGCTTTAAGGCTCGGGGAGAGCATACTGCTGCCGCTCACCGATACGATCCGGAGAAGGATGCAGGGCGAGCAGATCATGCAGCAGGTGCAGATAAGGGTGAGATCGATACAGACCGCGCGCGACTTCGAGCAGCATCTCAGACGAATGGGAACGAAGGCGATATTCGACATACCGGAGCAGGACGGAGACAGGTACGTGGTCAGAATCCTGAAGCAGGTCATGTCCACGAACGACAAGACCCTCGCGGTAATCGAGGGCCAGCCCTGGTGA
- a CDS encoding CBS domain-containing protein, with amino-acid sequence METTMRVREIMSRPVLTVDADMDVLDAASRMISANVGSLIVVREGKPIGIITERDLVKKVVARAEDPRRVRVGDVMNSPLIKIHPDASLRDAAELMLKSGVKRLPVISNDGKLLGIITDTDLVSGASLGLNDILADLIEMHRESVHFHEPSEMVRGICERCGQLSDSLVSVDGEMLCWSCRDISR; translated from the coding sequence ATGGAGACTACGATGCGTGTGCGAGAGATCATGAGCCGCCCGGTGCTGACAGTCGATGCAGATATGGACGTGCTGGATGCTGCAAGCAGGATGATCTCTGCCAACGTTGGCAGCCTGATAGTGGTTCGGGAGGGAAAACCCATTGGAATCATAACCGAGCGAGATCTCGTGAAGAAAGTAGTCGCCAGAGCTGAGGATCCCAGAAGGGTAAGGGTCGGGGACGTCATGAACTCCCCGCTCATAAAGATCCACCCGGATGCAAGCCTCCGTGATGCTGCAGAGCTCATGCTTAAATCCGGCGTGAAGCGGCTTCCGGTCATCTCCAACGATGGCAAACTGCTGGGGATAATCACAGACACAGATCTCGTCTCCGGTGCATCTCTCGGGCTGAACGACATTCTGGCGGATCTCATAGAGATGCACAGGGAGAGCGTTCACTTCCATGAGCCCAGCGAGATGGTCAGGGGGATATGCGAGCGGTGTGGCCAGCTTTCAGACTCTCTGGTCTCTGTTGATGGGGAGATGCTCTGTTGGAGCTGTCGAGATATCAGCAGATGA
- a CDS encoding sodium:solute symporter family protein, which produces MDFNMAIILGLYLVGLLAIGAWASRKIRSSEDFIVAGRDLGFWLLTLMIVASICSGMTILGTSGLGYTGGWPTIWEQIFVPLSAAFVILVYGTKLHAISERMGYITIQDYLAQRFYSQRGLRGLSAVAGILVSLIYLVGQYVAISMVLSWMLKISYTDALLIGAIIVMIYTIMGGLYAIAWVSLVQGLLIILGVLAVSPFIIQAAGGLTHVNNVLAGIDPNYVRIWYPQMHPPYAKYAFMTPMYLVSFFFLLTFGLASAPHVINNVLSARSQKFFKWSPLAAFVLYLIVMYLVKISGFASRALVEEGVIALPTNVSNPQDYAFVVAAMHIFPNIAGPLVAVIVLSAVMSTTDRLMLTIGSYVGWDIYKMFFNKKASDRSITLVSRVAIVFSVILTLILAWRKPPELLAFLIWMGIGIMLATFVVPILSGLYWRRATREGALASMSLGLIGALLAGWYHWFVSPLPVHFSFYGFLISMASMVVVSLLTRSPPVDVLDATMTGMYIRPKSKR; this is translated from the coding sequence ATGGACTTCAACATGGCAATCATTCTCGGCCTGTATCTGGTGGGGCTTCTCGCCATAGGAGCATGGGCCTCGAGGAAGATCAGATCATCTGAGGACTTCATTGTCGCAGGAAGGGATCTCGGCTTCTGGCTGCTCACACTGATGATAGTGGCAAGCATCTGCAGCGGAATGACGATCCTCGGGACAAGTGGCCTGGGATACACCGGAGGATGGCCCACGATCTGGGAGCAGATCTTCGTGCCGCTGAGCGCAGCATTCGTCATCCTCGTGTACGGAACGAAGCTCCATGCGATCTCAGAGCGGATGGGATACATCACCATACAGGACTACCTTGCGCAGAGGTTCTACAGCCAGCGCGGGCTGCGCGGGCTCTCCGCAGTGGCGGGTATACTTGTATCGCTGATATACCTCGTGGGACAGTACGTGGCCATCAGCATGGTCCTGAGCTGGATGCTCAAGATCTCATACACAGATGCGCTGCTGATCGGTGCGATAATAGTGATGATATACACGATCATGGGCGGGCTCTACGCGATAGCCTGGGTCTCTCTTGTGCAGGGGCTGCTTATAATACTGGGAGTTCTCGCGGTCTCGCCCTTCATAATCCAGGCAGCCGGAGGTCTCACACATGTCAACAACGTGCTTGCAGGCATTGACCCCAACTACGTGAGGATCTGGTACCCGCAGATGCATCCACCGTATGCGAAATACGCCTTCATGACACCGATGTACCTGGTATCATTCTTCTTCCTGCTCACCTTCGGGCTTGCGAGTGCTCCTCATGTTATAAACAACGTCCTATCCGCCAGGAGCCAGAAGTTCTTCAAGTGGTCGCCGCTTGCTGCATTTGTTCTGTACCTAATAGTGATGTATCTCGTCAAGATCTCTGGTTTTGCATCGAGGGCGCTGGTGGAGGAGGGAGTTATAGCGCTTCCGACGAACGTATCCAACCCTCAGGATTACGCATTTGTTGTCGCAGCGATGCACATCTTTCCAAACATCGCTGGTCCTCTGGTCGCTGTGATAGTGCTCTCCGCAGTGATGTCCACCACCGACAGGCTCATGCTCACCATAGGCAGCTATGTCGGATGGGATATCTATAAGATGTTTTTCAATAAAAAAGCATCTGACAGAAGCATAACCCTGGTGAGCAGAGTAGCGATAGTCTTCTCCGTGATACTGACGCTGATCCTGGCATGGAGGAAGCCTCCTGAGCTTCTGGCCTTCCTGATATGGATGGGGATAGGCATAATGCTCGCCACGTTCGTGGTGCCGATACTCTCCGGACTCTACTGGAGGAGGGCAACAAGAGAGGGCGCGCTCGCATCCATGTCCCTCGGCCTCATCGGGGCGCTTTTGGCAGGATGGTACCACTGGTTTGTGTCGCCTCTTCCGGTGCACTTCAGCTTCTATGGATTCTTAATATCCATGGCATCCATGGTGGTTGTGAGCCTTCTGACCAGATCACCTCCTGTGGATGTTCTGGATGCAACGATGACAGGCATGTACATACGCCCGAAGAGCAAGCGATAA
- a CDS encoding CBS domain-containing protein translates to MKRVDHRIGDQRVEGIPVPPGSMDRGPVEFDSRVARRQGDILSIASTEVVTAPPTTTIIGAIKIMNSYGFRRLPIADAGTNRLLGFVTCVDIVDFLGGGIRHNLVRKKYEGNILAAINAEIREIMSTKVISAPDTASVDDALKIMYERNVGGLPIVDERSRIKAIVTEEDFVEVVRSLDIDRTVRDYMSPNVVTAPASMSIEKTSRMIVQKGFRRLPIIQDGVLTGIITASDIMKYMASGEAFGKIITGDIKDVMEQPIKGLIKRSLIMTDPRTRLKDAANLMVEKDVGSLPVMEGGSMVGIITERDFLRALAEHRGVAR, encoded by the coding sequence ATGAAGAGAGTTGATCACAGGATTGGGGACCAGAGGGTCGAGGGGATACCAGTTCCTCCGGGCAGCATGGACAGAGGACCGGTTGAGTTCGATTCGAGGGTGGCGAGACGCCAGGGGGATATTCTCAGCATAGCGAGCACGGAGGTTGTTACTGCTCCACCCACGACAACTATAATCGGCGCGATCAAGATAATGAACAGCTACGGCTTCAGGAGGCTGCCGATAGCGGATGCTGGCACGAACCGGCTTCTCGGATTCGTGACGTGTGTTGATATAGTGGACTTCCTTGGAGGGGGCATAAGGCACAACCTGGTTAGAAAGAAGTACGAGGGCAATATTTTAGCGGCCATCAATGCTGAGATAAGGGAGATCATGAGCACGAAGGTGATCTCAGCTCCAGATACAGCTTCTGTAGATGATGCGCTGAAGATCATGTACGAGCGCAACGTGGGCGGTCTCCCGATCGTGGATGAAAGGTCAAGAATAAAGGCGATCGTCACGGAGGAGGACTTCGTTGAGGTTGTGAGGAGTCTCGACATAGATAGGACCGTCAGGGACTACATGAGCCCGAATGTGGTCACAGCCCCAGCCAGCATGTCCATAGAGAAGACCTCCCGGATGATAGTGCAGAAGGGGTTCAGGCGCCTTCCGATAATCCAGGACGGCGTTCTGACAGGGATCATAACCGCCTCGGACATAATGAAGTACATGGCCTCAGGGGAGGCGTTCGGCAAGATCATAACAGGCGATATAAAGGACGTGATGGAGCAGCCGATAAAGGGCCTCATAAAGAGATCCCTCATCATGACAGATCCAAGGACCAGGCTGAAGGACGCTGCGAACCTGATGGTTGAGAAGGATGTGGGCTCCCTGCCTGTTATGGAGGGCGGCTCGATGGTGGGGATCATAACAGAGAGGGATTTCCTGAGGGCTTTGGCGGAGCATAGGGGAGTTGCGAGATGA
- a CDS encoding CBS domain-containing protein, which translates to MSRDPLYVEKTDFATRARQLIRDNHVRGLPVLDPDGRVIGIVTNQDMLKITSTRSNVTVAGFTVPVPTITEDMDMMDAARLMLQEKVTLLPVVDSPTNRMLRGVVSLLDIFKHLDLSRVPDMPVDAIMSRDVITARPDDPISKVWDKMLEEDITGLPVVNESGRPIGIITRFDILKRGWARLGKEDMYRSKDTAKIRVEKLMSTPLYSIKRDAPLKQAVEVMLKHDIGRISVVENDVLVGIVDRYDLVKAVLGDV; encoded by the coding sequence ATGTCCAGGGATCCACTTTATGTGGAGAAGACAGATTTTGCGACCAGGGCGCGCCAGCTCATAAGGGACAACCACGTGCGCGGACTTCCCGTCCTCGACCCGGATGGTCGCGTCATCGGGATCGTGACAAACCAGGATATGCTCAAGATAACCTCCACGAGGTCGAACGTCACTGTGGCTGGATTCACGGTCCCAGTGCCCACCATCACAGAGGACATGGATATGATGGACGCGGCCAGGCTGATGCTTCAGGAGAAGGTGACGCTTCTCCCTGTCGTGGACTCGCCTACAAATAGAATGCTCAGGGGCGTTGTGAGCCTCCTGGATATATTCAAGCACCTCGACCTCAGCAGGGTTCCGGATATGCCGGTCGATGCCATAATGTCCAGAGATGTGATCACCGCCAGGCCCGACGACCCGATATCCAAGGTATGGGACAAGATGCTTGAGGAGGATATCACCGGTCTTCCAGTAGTGAATGAGTCCGGGAGACCCATAGGGATCATCACCAGGTTTGATATACTGAAAAGGGGGTGGGCCAGGCTGGGCAAGGAGGATATGTACAGGTCGAAGGACACCGCCAAGATCAGAGTGGAGAAGCTGATGAGCACTCCACTGTACAGCATTAAGAGAGACGCCCCGCTCAAGCAGGCTGTAGAGGTGATGCTGAAGCACGACATCGGACGCATCTCCGTGGTGGAGAATGATGTGCTGGTAGGTATAGTTGACAGGTATGATCTTGTTAAAGCGGTCCTTGGTGATGTTTGA
- a CDS encoding MTH1187 family thiamine-binding protein, translated as MIVAEFSVIPMGAGTSAGRYIRAVHEMLRNSGIRFVPGAMSTAVEADSIEQVCMIIERANKILTDMEVQRVITTVTIDYRLDKEISIDTKLKALERRS; from the coding sequence ATGATAGTTGCTGAGTTCAGTGTGATACCCATGGGCGCTGGCACAAGCGCCGGCAGGTACATCCGTGCGGTGCATGAGATGCTGAGAAATTCAGGCATCAGATTCGTGCCGGGGGCGATGTCCACAGCAGTAGAGGCGGATTCGATCGAGCAGGTCTGCATGATCATCGAGAGGGCGAACAAGATACTGACTGACATGGAGGTGCAGAGGGTGATAACCACTGTGACAATAGACTACAGACTGGACAAGGAGATTTCGATAGACACGAAGCTGAAGGCCCTGGAGAGGAGGTCGTAA
- a CDS encoding TIGR00300 family protein: protein MSEICDIEMEGHLIDSLILTKALDKIMDMGGEFEIKEFTVGKRKDEPSHVRLTLIGKDPAHLNQILEALNALGARLVDSEDVRLEPAPSDMVVPRGFYSTTNHPTYIRLRGTWIPVEGSRMDCLIVVSGSSARCTPIHHIKKGDMVVVGTTGVKVVPPERPREKSFFGFMRNEVSSERPSVEIVRQIAAEIVSTKRKGGRIAAICGPAVVHTGAAPALAQLIRDGYIDVLLSGNALAVHDIERQLFGTSLGMDMRGNATSGGHRNHLYAISEIIASGSIENAIKEGKIRGGIMYECIKKGIPFVLAGSIRDDGPLPEVITDTVRAKDAMAEALKGVDMALMMATMLHSIATGNLLPSYVKTLCVDINPATVTKLMDRGTAQAIGLVTDVGTFLPMLAEEIRKAGGGSQIG from the coding sequence ATGAGTGAGATATGCGATATAGAGATGGAGGGGCATCTGATCGACTCGCTGATCCTGACAAAGGCGCTCGACAAGATCATGGATATGGGCGGCGAGTTCGAGATAAAGGAGTTCACTGTGGGCAAGAGAAAGGACGAGCCGAGCCATGTCAGGCTCACGCTTATCGGTAAGGATCCAGCGCACCTCAACCAGATCCTGGAGGCTCTGAACGCGCTGGGCGCGAGGCTCGTGGACTCAGAGGATGTCAGGCTTGAGCCGGCGCCCAGCGACATGGTGGTTCCGAGGGGTTTCTACTCGACCACAAACCATCCAACGTATATCAGGCTCAGAGGAACGTGGATCCCTGTTGAGGGGAGCAGGATGGACTGTCTCATTGTGGTATCAGGCAGCAGCGCGCGATGCACTCCGATACACCACATAAAAAAAGGAGACATGGTCGTCGTGGGGACCACCGGCGTGAAGGTCGTGCCTCCCGAGCGACCCCGCGAGAAATCGTTCTTCGGCTTCATGAGGAATGAGGTATCCTCGGAGCGTCCGAGCGTGGAGATCGTGAGGCAGATCGCAGCGGAGATAGTCTCGACAAAGAGGAAGGGCGGAAGGATCGCTGCGATCTGCGGCCCAGCGGTCGTCCACACAGGCGCTGCGCCTGCGCTTGCCCAGCTGATCAGAGATGGGTACATAGATGTCCTCCTCTCAGGAAATGCGCTCGCTGTTCACGACATAGAGAGACAGCTCTTCGGCACAAGCCTAGGAATGGACATGAGGGGTAACGCGACCTCAGGGGGTCACAGAAACCACCTTTACGCGATAAGCGAGATCATCGCCAGCGGCTCGATAGAGAACGCGATAAAGGAGGGCAAGATCAGGGGCGGCATAATGTACGAGTGCATTAAAAAAGGAATACCCTTCGTGCTTGCCGGCTCGATAAGAGACGACGGGCCGCTTCCTGAGGTCATAACAGACACTGTCAGGGCGAAGGATGCGATGGCAGAGGCACTGAAAGGGGTTGATATGGCGCTTATGATGGCGACGATGCTCCACTCGATCGCGACCGGGAACCTCCTGCCGTCGTATGTCAAGACGCTCTGCGTCGATATCAACCCCGCAACCGTCACGAAGCTCATGGACAGGGGCACAGCCCAGGCGATAGGCCTGGTCACAGATGTCGGGACGTTCCTGCCGATGCTTGCGGAGGAGATCAGGAAGGCAGGCGGCGGATCGCAGATCGGGTAG
- a CDS encoding MogA/MoaB family molybdenum cofactor biosynthesis protein encodes MIIDSITVSTSRFTRYGSVSGPDDAEDLSGRVIVDRISASGHDFRYRLIPDGIKPVRLALLDSIERSSDAVIFCGGTGLAPSDLTIEAIEPLIEKSIPGFGEIFRLRSLEQVGTRAMLTRASAGLINSIPVFAIPGSPAAASLGIDLILQELEHILQHARGR; translated from the coding sequence ATGATCATCGATTCGATCACAGTAAGCACCTCGCGCTTCACGAGATACGGCTCTGTATCCGGGCCCGATGATGCTGAGGATCTTTCCGGGAGGGTGATAGTTGACAGGATAAGCGCATCAGGCCACGATTTCAGATACAGGCTGATACCTGATGGAATCAAGCCCGTCCGCCTGGCGCTGCTCGATAGCATTGAGAGGAGCAGCGACGCTGTGATATTCTGCGGGGGCACCGGCCTGGCCCCGAGCGATCTCACCATAGAGGCGATCGAGCCGCTTATCGAGAAGAGCATCCCAGGGTTTGGGGAGATCTTCAGGCTGAGGAGCCTGGAGCAGGTCGGCACAAGGGCGATGCTCACAAGGGCGTCAGCAGGTTTAATCAACAGCATACCGGTATTTGCAATACCGGGATCTCCTGCTGCTGCATCTCTTGGGATAGATCTCATCCTCCAGGAGCTTGAGCACATACTCCAGCATGCGCGGGGCAGATGA
- a CDS encoding CBS domain-containing protein, which produces MQVKDIMTPPITIDKSERLGHALDLMEKHGTRRLLVTNNGKLGGIITMRQIARVLGTRRRLGMPASSLHVAAATLDAVIPVHPEMGVEEAILLLQKTSVLVVTQNDEILGWVRPREILANVKLTGVSKDAMRSALTVSPRDRLIHARRMMMDRDIGRLPVLDGGKLVGILTERDIARALRAFRDLVSWRQQETRIKNLLVSDVMTHDVKYVYVDTPLEEVRRIILEENRGGLPVLNRDGSLAGMITRRCLIDYLVRTKALAA; this is translated from the coding sequence ATGCAGGTTAAGGATATAATGACCCCGCCGATAACGATAGACAAGTCTGAGCGTCTCGGGCATGCGCTCGATCTGATGGAGAAGCACGGCACCAGGAGGCTGCTCGTAACAAACAACGGCAAGCTCGGCGGCATAATAACGATGAGGCAGATCGCCAGGGTCCTCGGCACGAGAAGGCGGCTGGGAATGCCAGCCTCCTCACTCCACGTGGCCGCTGCGACGCTTGATGCGGTGATACCGGTGCACCCGGAGATGGGCGTAGAGGAGGCGATACTGCTGCTCCAGAAGACCTCAGTTCTTGTGGTCACGCAGAACGACGAGATCCTGGGATGGGTGAGGCCGAGGGAGATTCTCGCTAACGTCAAGCTCACAGGCGTCTCGAAGGATGCCATGCGCTCGGCCCTTACAGTATCTCCACGGGACAGGCTCATACATGCCAGAAGAATGATGATGGACAGGGATATCGGAAGGCTTCCGGTTCTAGATGGCGGAAAGCTCGTGGGGATCCTCACAGAGAGGGATATAGCAAGAGCTCTTCGGGCATTCCGCGATCTGGTATCATGGCGACAGCAGGAGACCAGGATAAAGAACCTTCTGGTCTCTGATGTGATGACGCATGATGTTAAGTACGTCTATGTGGACACGCCGCTTGAGGAGGTCCGGAGGATCATTCTTGAGGAGAACCGCGGAGGACTTCCGGTGCTCAACAGAGATGGATCGCTTGCCGGCATGATAACCAGGAGGTGCCTCATAGACTACCTGGTCAGGACCAAGGCCCTGGCCGCATAA